Proteins co-encoded in one Luteolibacter sp. Y139 genomic window:
- a CDS encoding UdgX family uracil-DNA binding protein (This protein belongs to the uracil DNA glycosylase superfamily, members of which act in excision repair of DNA. However, it belongs more specifically to UdgX branch, whose founding member was found to bind uracil in DNA (where it does not belong), without cleaving it, appears to promote DNA repair by a pathway involving RecA, rather than base excision.) has translation MKTWMVTVCWRGWLRGRSNSIFSAMHSLDPGDSFATWRIKARDVLARGIPPEEILWEAAEGSLFEEPPEMVTVAESAVVPPAFVGLAKDVSCHADPRRWELLYRLLWRIVKSGERHVLEIASDPDVAMAHRLAKNVRREIHKMHAFVRFRKAGEADDGRERFVAWFEPDHFIVEAAAPFFRKRFANMDWSIFTPKGCAHWIAGEFKMSPGVPRDPCDQPDVMEGIWRTYYRSIFNPARLKMKAMQSEMPRRYWKNLPEADLIDELSRESTARTHGMIEEPLRPVKRAPANAYLGKLQDLSSFPVADPAASTSLHDIARMTQACRQCPLWEHATAAVPGEGPENAHIMIVGEQPGDREDLEGRPFVGPAGQLLDRALVEAGLDRSTCYVTNAVKHFKWTPRGKLRLHQKPGAGEIEACKPWLLAELSKVAPEIVILLGGTAARSLLGPDVQVTKHRGLVAAPQIASRVVLTVHPSYLLRVDELRKEAEFRQFVADLKLAVSSQVQE, from the coding sequence GTGAAGACTTGGATGGTGACCGTTTGCTGGCGCGGCTGGCTCCGCGGCCGGTCCAACTCGATCTTTTCGGCGATGCACAGCCTTGATCCGGGCGATTCGTTTGCCACGTGGCGCATCAAGGCTCGCGACGTATTGGCGCGTGGCATTCCGCCGGAGGAAATCCTTTGGGAGGCGGCAGAGGGCAGCTTGTTTGAAGAACCGCCCGAGATGGTGACCGTGGCTGAGTCGGCTGTCGTGCCGCCGGCGTTTGTAGGCTTGGCGAAGGATGTGTCGTGCCATGCCGATCCGCGGCGTTGGGAGCTGCTTTATCGCCTGCTGTGGCGGATCGTGAAAAGCGGCGAGCGGCATGTCTTGGAAATCGCCAGCGATCCGGATGTGGCGATGGCGCATCGTCTGGCCAAGAATGTCCGCCGCGAGATTCACAAGATGCATGCGTTCGTCCGCTTCCGGAAAGCCGGTGAGGCGGACGACGGACGAGAGAGATTCGTGGCGTGGTTCGAGCCGGATCACTTCATTGTCGAGGCAGCGGCGCCATTTTTCCGCAAGCGCTTCGCGAACATGGATTGGTCGATCTTCACGCCGAAGGGATGTGCGCACTGGATCGCTGGGGAATTCAAGATGAGCCCCGGAGTGCCGCGCGATCCCTGTGACCAGCCGGATGTCATGGAAGGCATCTGGCGCACCTACTATCGCAGCATCTTCAATCCCGCTCGGCTGAAGATGAAGGCGATGCAGTCGGAGATGCCGCGACGCTATTGGAAGAATCTGCCGGAGGCCGATCTCATCGACGAGCTCTCGCGCGAAAGCACCGCACGCACGCACGGTATGATCGAGGAGCCTCTGCGTCCGGTAAAGCGGGCGCCCGCCAATGCCTACCTCGGCAAGCTTCAGGATCTGTCCTCCTTTCCTGTCGCGGATCCGGCAGCCTCGACAAGCCTCCATGACATCGCGCGGATGACGCAGGCTTGCCGACAGTGTCCGCTATGGGAACACGCAACCGCCGCTGTGCCGGGAGAGGGGCCGGAGAATGCGCACATCATGATCGTAGGCGAACAGCCCGGCGATCGCGAGGACTTGGAAGGCCGGCCTTTCGTTGGTCCTGCGGGCCAGCTCTTGGATCGCGCCTTGGTGGAGGCGGGTCTTGATCGCTCCACCTGCTATGTCACGAACGCGGTGAAGCATTTCAAGTGGACGCCGCGAGGGAAGCTTCGCCTGCATCAGAAGCCCGGAGCTGGGGAAATCGAAGCATGCAAGCCGTGGTTGCTGGCTGAGCTTTCGAAGGTTGCGCCAGAAATCGTGATTCTGTTAGGTGGCACGGCCGCGCGGTCATTGCTGGGGCCCGACGTCCAAGTGACCAAGCACCGCGGTCTTGTTGCCGCACCGCAGATCGCGAGCCGGGTGGTGCTGACCGTTCACCCTTCCTACTTGCTGCGGGTCGACGAACTGAGGAAGGAGGCTGAGTTCCGACAGTTCGTGGCAGACTTGAAACTCGCGGTCTCGTCACAGGTCCAAGAGTGA